Proteins encoded together in one Veillonellaceae bacterium window:
- a CDS encoding uracil-DNA glycosylase produces the protein MNEIFAILPEDCVPNDAEGCSRCELAAQRKRIIWGEGQPGAPIMVLLDNPGAREDKTGASFVCGSRKTLQSLAQQSGINLDRLYITYVVKCRPLRSYNKRHARMTCIEYFYEQVKDHKPKVILCLGNVALQTLFDDDSAEVKKFRGQWHLWNGLPLAVSYHPLAIMRRPNLFPYAILDWEIVAKKIGNL, from the coding sequence GTGAATGAAATATTCGCTATCTTGCCCGAAGATTGTGTTCCGAATGATGCTGAGGGTTGCAGCAGATGTGAACTAGCTGCTCAACGAAAAAGGATTATCTGGGGTGAAGGGCAACCCGGCGCCCCTATTATGGTGCTCTTAGATAATCCTGGGGCAAGGGAGGACAAAACCGGTGCCTCCTTTGTATGTGGTAGTCGTAAGACATTGCAGAGCCTGGCGCAGCAATCCGGAATTAATCTTGATAGATTGTATATAACATATGTAGTTAAGTGCCGACCGTTGCGATCTTATAATAAAAGACATGCTCGCATGACCTGCATAGAATATTTCTACGAGCAGGTAAAAGATCATAAACCAAAAGTTATTTTATGTCTAGGGAATGTCGCTCTACAAACGTTATTTGACGATGATTCGGCAGAAGTAAAGAAGTTTAGAGGGCAATGGCATCTTTGGAATGGCCTGCCTTTAGCAGTTTCATATCATCCGCTGGCTATTATGCGGCGTCCCAATTTATTTCCCTACGCTATTCTGGACTGGGAAATTGTTGCAAAAAAGATTGGCAATTTATAG
- a CDS encoding DoxX family protein: MKYFMQLLMHFLSSYRDFGLLVFRLVLGGMFMWHGWPKIIGGPEKWSGLGSAMATFGIEFAPAAWGFMSGFAEFVGGALFALGLFYRLASLLLFVNMMVAFVSQMAAGKGLAKASQSLEAGVSFFAALFVGPGKYSIDYYLEFEKDPKRSSRFLR, from the coding sequence ATGAAATATTTTATGCAGCTATTAATGCATTTTCTTTCAAGTTACCGTGATTTCGGCCTGTTGGTTTTTCGGCTTGTCCTTGGTGGAATGTTTATGTGGCATGGCTGGCCCAAAATTATTGGCGGACCGGAGAAATGGTCCGGTCTTGGAAGCGCGATGGCTACTTTCGGGATTGAATTTGCGCCAGCAGCCTGGGGTTTCATGTCTGGCTTTGCCGAGTTTGTCGGAGGAGCATTATTTGCTCTTGGTTTGTTTTACCGGCTTGCTAGCTTGTTGTTGTTTGTTAACATGATGGTGGCCTTTGTTAGTCAGATGGCGGCAGGTAAGGGTTTGGCAAAGGCATCGCAGTCTCTCGAGGCTGGTGTGAGTTTTTTCGCGGCACTATTTGTTGGTCCCGGCAAGTATAGTATTGATTATTACTTGGAATTTGAAAAAGACCCCAAAAGATCCTCCAGGTTTTTGCGTTAA
- a CDS encoding OsmC family protein yields MATVQTKYLGGLRTESVHLQSGSKLITDAPTDNHGKGEAFSPTDLMVTAYGACVLTIMGIAAQTHGFSIDGAEVQTTKVMGTNPRRIVELISEFTLPHNNYSAKEKKIIELTAKECPAHNSLHPDLKKTVTFKYLPNT; encoded by the coding sequence ATGGCGACTGTGCAAACAAAATATCTTGGCGGATTGCGTACAGAATCGGTACATCTGCAATCAGGCAGTAAACTTATTACAGATGCTCCGACCGATAATCATGGGAAAGGGGAAGCTTTTTCTCCTACCGATCTAATGGTTACTGCATATGGAGCCTGTGTATTAACCATTATGGGTATAGCAGCTCAGACCCATGGCTTTTCCATCGATGGGGCCGAGGTGCAAACGACGAAAGTAATGGGAACCAATCCACGCCGGATTGTTGAGTTAATTTCTGAATTCACCCTCCCGCATAATAATTACAGTGCTAAAGAGAAAAAGATTATCGAACTTACTGCTAAGGAATGTCCGGCGCACAATAGTCTCCATCCTGATTTAAAGAAAACAGTGACCTTTAAATATCTTCCTAATACTTAA
- a CDS encoding YdiU family protein, with the protein MTNGAVIKEGWNFDNSYVRLPNTFFTILNPTPVPSPKLVFFNKPLAASLGLNIQALESDDGGAVFAGNRIPEGALPLAQAYAGHQFGHFTMLGDGRALLLGEQITPLGERMDIQLKGSGRTPYSRMGDGRAALGPMLREYIISEAMHELGIPTTRSLAIVTTGEVVARETDRTGAILARVASSHLRVGTFQYASKWGSIDDLRALADYTIKRHFPEIDADENRYLSLLRGVIKRQARLIGKWQLVGFIHGVMNTDNMAISGETIDYGPCAFMDAYDPATVFSSIDIKGRYAYGNQPRIAEWNLARFAESILPLLAEDQSKAVKLAQEAIEDFADLYHGNWLAGMRAKLGLFNQEEKDQSLIEDLLNMMKKHKADFTNTFRALTFNTLQDPVLFMMPEFTEWHYRWQQRLDRQQESKELSQQLMKDNNPAIIPRNHRVEAALERAVEKGDYSVMKRLLSLLADPYKHTVEQAEYSTPPAPSPFPYRTFCGT; encoded by the coding sequence ATGACGAACGGAGCTGTAATTAAAGAAGGCTGGAACTTTGATAATAGTTATGTCCGCTTGCCGAATACATTTTTTACTATTCTCAATCCAACACCAGTGCCCTCGCCAAAATTGGTCTTTTTTAATAAGCCGTTAGCAGCTTCTTTGGGATTGAATATTCAGGCGCTGGAAAGCGACGATGGAGGGGCAGTTTTTGCTGGCAATAGGATTCCAGAAGGCGCTTTGCCGCTTGCACAAGCTTATGCGGGGCATCAATTCGGTCATTTTACAATGCTAGGGGATGGCCGGGCTTTGCTTCTTGGCGAGCAGATTACTCCATTAGGTGAAAGGATGGACATTCAACTAAAAGGTTCAGGTAGAACGCCGTATTCCCGCATGGGTGATGGTCGAGCAGCACTTGGACCCATGCTGCGTGAATATATTATCAGCGAAGCCATGCATGAACTAGGCATCCCAACTACCCGCAGCCTCGCAATAGTGACAACTGGTGAAGTTGTTGCTCGTGAAACTGACCGGACTGGCGCAATTTTGGCCCGTGTAGCTAGCAGCCACCTGCGCGTTGGCACTTTTCAGTACGCTTCAAAATGGGGCAGTATTGATGATCTACGGGCTCTCGCTGATTATACAATAAAACGGCATTTCCCGGAAATTGACGCTGATGAAAACCGCTATCTTTCGCTGCTTCGAGGGGTGATTAAGCGTCAGGCAAGGCTAATTGGCAAATGGCAATTAGTTGGGTTTATTCACGGGGTGATGAATACCGATAATATGGCTATTAGCGGGGAAACCATTGATTATGGCCCGTGTGCCTTCATGGATGCCTATGACCCAGCTACTGTATTCAGTTCTATTGATATCAAAGGTCGGTATGCTTATGGCAATCAGCCCCGTATTGCCGAGTGGAATCTTGCGCGTTTTGCTGAGTCTATATTACCGCTGTTGGCTGAAGACCAGTCTAAGGCTGTTAAGCTGGCCCAGGAGGCTATCGAAGATTTTGCGGACTTGTATCACGGTAATTGGCTAGCAGGAATGAGAGCAAAACTGGGACTATTTAACCAAGAGGAAAAGGACCAATCCCTTATTGAAGACCTTTTGAATATGATGAAGAAACATAAAGCAGACTTTACAAATACTTTCCGCGCTTTAACTTTTAATACTCTGCAAGATCCAGTCTTGTTCATGATGCCGGAATTTACTGAATGGCACTATCGATGGCAACAAAGACTCGACAGACAACAGGAATCGAAAGAATTGTCACAGCAGTTGATGAAGGATAATAATCCGGCCATAATACCTAGAAATCATCGGGTTGAAGCTGCATTAGAAAGGGCAGTTGAAAAAGGTGATTATAGCGTAATGAAACGGTTGCTTTCATTGCTGGCAGATCCTTACAAGCATACCGTCGAACAGGCCGAATATTCAACGCCGCCTGCGCCGTCACCCTTCCCTTACCGCACTTTTTGCGGTACCTGA
- a CDS encoding glucose-6-phosphate dehydrogenase, whose product MSSILLSLSLLNKGGSVLIIKNEENTNNDLSAIMVIFGGTGDLTHRKLMPALYNLVKDKLLPENFAVVAVGRKEKTQEQYRSEVLDSLKKFSRSGIEESYWIRLQSLIYYIQFDFTDQAGYLRLRSFLEELDEKAHIGGNRVFYLAVAPEHFETIVHGIHKSYLADNKGAWNRLIIEKPFGKDLVTAQRLNNKLVDAFAEDSIYRIDHYLGKEMIQNIMVLRFCNSVFESLWSNKFIDNIQISLNEKDGVGTRGGYYENSGALRDMVQNHIVQILSLVAMEPPVDLKTNSIRTEKLKVIQAIEELTPELLRDNVVFGQYGKGIIDGTLVPAYRDEEKVPQNSDTETFVALKLHINNFRWAGTPFYIRTGKRLGEKSAEIVVQFKSLPKILYFKQRYIQEPNLLVIRIQPTVGVFFQFNTKDFRTHDNIMAAKMDTGYTNHTAGNTPEAYERLLFDILRGDATLFSRWDEVEASWKFADRIIEYREQKRLNFPNYEAGTMGPVKAFELLARDGRQWWNI is encoded by the coding sequence ATGAGCTCAATATTATTATCACTAAGCCTTTTGAATAAAGGAGGAAGTGTTTTGATTATAAAAAATGAAGAAAATACAAACAACGATCTATCTGCAATTATGGTTATTTTTGGCGGGACAGGAGATTTAACGCATAGAAAGCTGATGCCGGCACTATATAACCTAGTTAAGGATAAATTGCTGCCGGAGAACTTCGCGGTAGTAGCAGTAGGGAGAAAGGAAAAAACGCAGGAGCAATATAGAAGTGAAGTACTTGACTCTCTAAAAAAGTTCTCCAGAAGCGGAATAGAAGAGAGCTACTGGATAAGATTACAGAGTTTAATCTATTATATACAGTTTGATTTTACGGATCAGGCAGGATATTTAAGGCTAAGAAGTTTTTTAGAAGAATTAGATGAAAAGGCTCATATTGGAGGAAACAGGGTTTTCTACCTTGCTGTTGCGCCCGAGCATTTTGAAACGATTGTACACGGTATTCACAAAAGTTATTTGGCTGACAACAAAGGGGCTTGGAATAGGTTAATTATTGAAAAGCCGTTTGGCAAGGACTTAGTTACGGCCCAACGACTAAACAATAAGTTGGTAGATGCTTTTGCTGAAGATAGCATCTACAGGATAGATCATTATCTTGGTAAGGAAATGATACAAAATATCATGGTTTTAAGATTCTGTAATTCTGTTTTTGAGTCATTATGGAGCAATAAATTTATCGACAATATTCAAATTTCATTAAATGAGAAAGACGGAGTCGGAACCAGGGGCGGATATTATGAAAATTCAGGCGCACTGCGAGACATGGTTCAGAATCATATCGTCCAGATTCTATCGTTGGTTGCCATGGAACCACCCGTCGATCTTAAAACCAACTCTATTAGGACTGAAAAGTTAAAGGTTATTCAAGCTATAGAAGAACTAACGCCTGAACTTCTTAGGGATAATGTTGTATTTGGTCAGTACGGAAAAGGCATTATCGATGGTACACTTGTTCCTGCTTATAGAGATGAGGAGAAGGTACCGCAAAATTCCGACACCGAAACTTTTGTAGCCTTAAAACTTCACATTAACAATTTCAGATGGGCAGGAACTCCATTTTATATTCGGACAGGAAAAAGGTTGGGCGAAAAATCAGCGGAAATTGTCGTTCAATTCAAATCACTGCCAAAGATTCTTTATTTTAAACAACGGTATATTCAGGAGCCAAACCTATTAGTCATAAGGATACAACCTACCGTCGGCGTTTTTTTTCAATTTAATACTAAAGATTTTCGTACACATGACAATATAATGGCGGCCAAAATGGATACAGGTTATACAAATCATACAGCTGGAAACACGCCCGAAGCGTACGAACGACTGCTTTTCGATATATTACGCGGAGATGCTACTCTTTTTTCTAGATGGGATGAGGTAGAAGCTTCATGGAAATTTGCTGATAGGATTATTGAATACAGGGAGCAGAAAAGGCTTAATTTTCCCAATTATGAGGCAGGAACGATGGGACCGGTAAAGGCGTTTGAACTGTTAGCGCGGGACGGCAGACAATGGTGGAATATCTAA
- a CDS encoding cyclase family protein, whose translation MEVYDISMSIYNDMPVYKGRVLKRPVITVVSDFGSGSVYETKLEMNMHTGTHIDAPLHIFPQGGTIDKLDLHKVVTRCKVFDFTHVEEKISQEHLMAKDIQEGDFILLKTRNSYLDILEGEFVYLDYSGAEYLSNKKIIGVGIDALGIERNQPKHDTHKALLGAGIIILEGLWLREIAEDEYLLAAAPLRVLGAEAAPVRALLIKNLKI comes from the coding sequence ATGGAAGTATACGATATTTCTATGAGCATTTATAACGATATGCCTGTTTATAAGGGCAGGGTATTGAAAAGGCCTGTTATTACAGTCGTAAGTGATTTTGGATCAGGAAGTGTCTATGAAACAAAACTGGAAATGAATATGCATACAGGAACTCATATTGACGCGCCGCTGCATATCTTTCCGCAGGGCGGGACGATTGATAAGCTCGACCTGCATAAAGTTGTTACGCGATGCAAAGTTTTTGATTTTACGCATGTTGAAGAAAAGATATCACAAGAGCACTTGATGGCAAAAGACATACAGGAAGGAGATTTTATCCTCTTAAAGACGAGAAACTCATATCTTGACATTTTAGAAGGTGAGTTTGTTTATCTTGATTACTCAGGGGCAGAGTATCTTAGCAATAAAAAAATTATAGGGGTTGGTATTGATGCTTTAGGTATTGAGCGAAACCAGCCGAAGCATGACACGCACAAAGCACTGCTAGGTGCAGGCATAATCATTCTGGAAGGGCTTTGGCTGCGGGAAATTGCCGAGGATGAATATTTGTTAGCTGCAGCTCCGCTTCGAGTACTTGGAGCCGAGGCGGCACCGGTGAGAGCTCTCCTTATAAAGAATTTGAAAATATAA